TTCTATTGtatttaatacatttataagTTATAAATGGATCATGTTGCCTTTGGTGGATTTGATTTAATGATGACCTTATATCTTATTTGATCTATGGGGTTCTTAATATTAATTAGGCCGGGAAGTggtcattaatttttttattcaaattagTAATCCTCCATAGAATGGTAGCCTATGTTATATCCCGTGTTATCGGACTCCATATTCCATGAATCGGGGCTATAATAaagcatttcattttgtccatCATCTAAAAAAATACTAGCTTGTGCCCCTCTATTTTGAGCAGTAAACAAACCTAGAGCTGGAGTGAActaatgaaaaaggaaaggattaaatatataaaaatgcaacaCACTCATGGTTATCATTttataagcaaaaaatgagatatgtaatatttttataaatataataattcgTGTTAACCTTATACAAAATTCCTAGAAAAGCACATGCTCCTGCCCCTGCTGTGACTCCTGTTGTTATTTTAGATTTTAGTGGACCGCTAAAAAAATCAGTTTGCCCAGTAGTAGATGTGTCTGTTTCCCCACTAAGTTGTAGTGCAGCTCTAAATTCTTGTAGGGGAGAATCTAAGTCTGGAAGCTTTTGTATTAATGAACCTATTTCAGACAAACCTTTATAAGTCACAATAAATGATTGTATACCAGAACAAAGTTTACTATATTTTGGATCCCGGTACACATTATTATTACAATATAAGGTTTTCAACTTCTTATATGTATTGACACagtcatatatatacttaagACAAGGTTGATATTGTTGTGGATGCTCACCCATTAATATTTCTCCAATAATGTCTTCATTATCTACaaaatttgataattttatttcatcttcTGGTTCAGCATAATCGCTCTTGTATGATTCGTAATAACACTTGGTatatttaccatttttaGGCAATAAGTCCTTTAGATCATCAATtgcttcaaaatttttcctAATAAACTCCTCTGGAacactatatatttttataaaataatataaccacTTGTTTAAATACGTACAACGagtattaatatttaaagtTTCTTcggaaattatatttttgtctttAGATTCGACTTCAATTATTGATGCTcccgctatattttttaaaagaatctTACAGTATTGTGTATATTCCGTTTTTTTTGAGGGATAAGGTTTTACAATTTCATCACATACCACAAgtaattcattttcttcttcagttAAATCGTTAGTAAAATCATCAAATATACCCCATATTCGttgtaaaaaaggatactgagaataaataataacaatatataaatatgcaaacatttttttgagagAACTAAAATGTATTACCATTTGGagatattttaatattaatataatgtctataaataattattttgcaatATAGGAAATAACAAAGTACCTCagttctccatttttgtattttagcAGATAGAATATAATCCATGTTAATCTAAAGATCACAATAAATCAGTGAGCACTtctgtacatatgtacaatcatgaaatataataaagtTCCCATATATAGATTTGctctatttttaattttataatttgcaTAAATaagaactaaaaaaaaattacttcacATTTTAGagattttttctatttcatgtaattattaatatattatttgttaGAATGGTGCATGTAAAAGATGGAATTAACATTAagctacataaatataaatattttgttgtaCAATGAAGAATCATTaagtaaattttctttttaaggaATATCTAAATAATTggataaataatataattaatagtAAAACAAACATATTATCATATACATAAAGGTAAAACCTATAATTTACGtttatctatt
This genomic window from Plasmodium cynomolgi strain B DNA, scaffold: 0459, whole genome shotgun sequence contains:
- a CDS encoding hypothetical protein (putative) is translated as MFAYLYIVIIYSQYPFLQRIWGIFDDFTNDLTEEENELLVVCDEIVKPYPSKKTEYTQYCKILLKNIAGASIIEVESKDKNIISEETLNINTRCTYLNKWLYYFIKIYSVPEEFIRKNFEAIDDLKDLLPKNGKYTKCYYESYKSDYAEPEDEIKLSNFVDNEDIIGEILMGEHPQQYQPCLKYIYDCVNTYKKLKTLYCNNNVYRDPKYSKLCSGIQSFIVTYKGLSEIGSLIQKLPDLDSPLQEFRAALQLSGETDTSTTGQTDFFSGPLKSKITTGVTAGAGACAFLGILYKFTPALGLFTAQNRGAQASIFLDDGQNEMLYYSPDSWNMESDNTGYNIGYHSMEDY